Proteins encoded together in one Camelus dromedarius isolate mCamDro1 chromosome 11, mCamDro1.pat, whole genome shotgun sequence window:
- the LOC105097163 gene encoding lysozyme C-like: MKALLVLGLVLLAVAVQGKVWERCELARKLKKLGMDGYRGVSLANWMCLARWESSYNTKAKNYNRASGSTDYGIFQINSRYWCNDGKTPKAVNGCGINCNVLLQDDISKAVQCAKRVVRDPQGVRAWVAWRNKCQGQDLRKYVAGCRL, translated from the exons ATGAAGGCTCTCCTTGTGCTGGGGCTCGTCCTCCTCGCTGTCGCTGTGCAGGGCAAGGTCTGGGAGAGATGCGAGCTGGCCCGAAAGCTAAAGAAACTCGGAATGGATGGCTACAGGGGAGTCAGCCTGGCCAACT GGATGTGTTTGGCCAGATGGGAAAGTAGTTATAACACGAAAGCTAAAAACTACAACCGCGCCAGCGGAAGCACCGATTACGGGATATTTCAGATCAACAGCCGCTACTGGTGTAACGATGGCAAAACTCCAAAAGCAGTGAACGGCTGTGGCATCAACTGTAACG ttttgctgCAAGATGACATCTCTAAAGCCGTACAATGTGCGAAGAGGGTTGTCAGGGACCCACAAGGTGTTAGAGCATg GGTGGCATGGAGAAATAAATGCCAAGGCCAAGATCTCAGGAAGTATGTTGCGGGTTGCAGATTGTAA
- the LOC105106612 gene encoding lysozyme C-like, protein MKALLVLGLVLLAVTVQGKVWERCELARKLKKLGMDGYRGVSLANWMCLARWESSYNTKAKNYNRASGSTDYGIFQINSRYWCNDGKTPKAVNGCGINCNVLLQDDITKAVQCAKRVVRDPQGVRAWVAWRNKCQGQDLRKYVAGCRL, encoded by the exons ATGAAGGCTCTCCTTGTGCTGGGGCTCGTCCTCCTCGCTGTCACTGTGCAGGGCAAGGTCTGGGAGAGATGCGAGCTGGCCCGAAAGCTAAAGAAACTCGGAATGGATGGCTACAGGGGAGTCAGCCTGGCCAACT GGATGTGTTTGGCCAGATGGGAAAGTAGTTATAACACGAAAGCTAAAAACTACAACCGCGCCAGCGGAAGCACCGATTACGGGATATTTCAGATCAACAGCCGCTACTGGTGTAACGATGGCAAAACTCCAAAAGCAGTGAACGGCTGTGGCATCAACTGTAACG ttttgctgCAAGATGACATCACTAAAGCCGTACAATGTGCGAAGAGGGTTGTCAGGGACCCACAAGGTGTTAGAGCATg GGTGGCATGGAGAAATAAATGCCAAGGCCAAGATCTCAGGAAGTATGTTGCGGGTTGCAGATTGTAA